The following proteins are co-located in the Myroides profundi genome:
- a CDS encoding YqiA/YcfP family alpha/beta fold hydrolase: MDNLFLLYIHGYGSNRESRKFYNIKESLPDFPAAVFEWDENTDFKLLLQTAVRQTAEIEQIILVGDSTGANLAYQVREARKALGLKTILVLTSPLLDYDKRLNADLQFTENLQESLIKINNVEDALVIMAKEDEVIDFSNFDVKNNASNSTVIYVDDNHRLEGFINYVGYIIGYIVNKSVRPEVEVN; the protein is encoded by the coding sequence ATGGACAACCTTTTTTTACTATATATCCATGGATATGGATCAAACAGAGAATCACGTAAATTTTATAATATAAAAGAATCTTTGCCAGACTTTCCAGCTGCGGTTTTTGAATGGGATGAGAACACAGACTTTAAGTTGTTATTACAAACCGCTGTAAGACAGACAGCAGAGATTGAACAGATCATTTTAGTAGGAGACTCTACTGGAGCTAATCTAGCGTACCAAGTAAGAGAAGCTCGTAAAGCACTAGGGTTAAAGACAATATTAGTACTAACAAGTCCATTGCTAGACTATGATAAACGTCTTAATGCTGATCTACAGTTTACAGAGAATCTTCAAGAGAGTTTAATAAAAATAAACAATGTAGAGGATGCATTAGTAATTATGGCTAAAGAAGATGAGGTAATTGACTTTAGTAATTTTGATGTAAAGAATAATGCTTCTAATAGTACTGTGATCTATGTAGATGATAATCATAGGTTAGAAGGGTTTATCAATTATGTTGGCTATATAATAGGTTATATTGTCAATAAAAGTGTAAGACCGGAAGTAGAAGTAAACTAA
- a CDS encoding thioredoxin family protein — MISNFALVKRIKKKEMKLTEILKETDKPVLLQFFAEWCGPCKMLTRIIDESVGEVTEHAYLQRIDVDQHQEISAQFHIRAIPTMVLVNQAGEVLWKHTGVMEVRDIVKEITK; from the coding sequence ATCATCTCTAATTTTGCTTTAGTCAAACGAATTAAAAAAAAAGAAATGAAGTTAACTGAGATTTTAAAAGAAACAGATAAACCAGTATTGTTACAGTTTTTTGCAGAATGGTGTGGACCCTGTAAGATGTTGACTAGGATAATAGATGAATCTGTAGGAGAGGTTACAGAGCATGCCTATTTGCAACGTATAGATGTAGATCAGCATCAGGAGATATCTGCTCAGTTTCACATACGAGCGATTCCTACTATGGTACTTGTAAATCAAGCAGGAGAGGTATTGTGGAAACACACTGGAGTGATGGAGGTAAGAGATATCGTAAAAGAGATAACGAAGTAA
- a CDS encoding DUF3267 domain-containing protein, with protein sequence MEENTTTPIQLPKPEGFEDYTIEKKTIDLGKANGYALFSLIPIAIVNFAVYYLVWGEIISISKLKGIHPLLVMGYCFLYIVVMILGIVVHELIHGATWAIFTKKGFKSMKFGILKEYLTPYCHCKEPLKVRAYSIGAIMPAIILGFIPSILAIWTGSLGMLLFGIFFTVSAMGDFMIIYLIHKEDKDTWVLDHPSEAGYYLLKR encoded by the coding sequence TTGGAAGAAAATACCACTACTCCTATTCAGCTACCTAAGCCTGAAGGATTCGAAGACTATACCATAGAGAAGAAGACCATTGATCTAGGAAAAGCAAATGGGTATGCACTATTCAGCTTAATCCCTATTGCGATAGTTAATTTTGCTGTATACTATCTCGTTTGGGGAGAAATAATTAGTATTTCTAAACTAAAAGGAATACATCCATTACTAGTCATGGGCTATTGCTTCTTATACATAGTCGTTATGATTCTCGGAATCGTAGTACATGAGCTTATACATGGAGCTACATGGGCTATCTTTACAAAGAAAGGGTTTAAGTCTATGAAGTTTGGTATTCTAAAAGAATATCTCACTCCTTACTGTCATTGTAAAGAGCCACTTAAAGTCAGAGCCTATAGTATAGGCGCGATCATGCCAGCTATTATACTTGGCTTTATCCCTTCTATACTCGCTATATGGACAGGTAGCTTAGGAATGCTATTATTCGGCATATTTTTTACTGTATCAGCTATGGGAGACTTTATGATTATTTACCTCATCCATAAAGAAGACAAAGATACATGGGTACT